The Plutella xylostella chromosome 30, ilPluXylo3.1, whole genome shotgun sequence genome contains a region encoding:
- the LOC105392382 gene encoding uncharacterized protein LOC105392382 has protein sequence MPSEVYGFAPTTYPQQPCHLDPFIKPYNIQRLRSLGRDSCNKHLWYIVADTQILMGHLAFVDMLVRMDPQCRLMVSHATRTELLSLGGGDSRGRPLAETARRCLRLLADCTDVEREEIRINIIDENGIVNCCKKLARDRYHVVLITDDEDLKHEAKISGIQTFTLQELKDFISNDTSVQLDLSSIKITVDNVTVKEKSSIFDAQTKSPFKNLANIEESRQNQVDKGINCNESMTSFEMDINGEISKVVDAQTSPIFFGEKSTKNVTITTGNVANYTGNHDNSTTNIEIGNHGETFGCNMPFESPSLLPKYNVNNDLWGLINYQKKPSKMYQEVEKELKVYCEKNTAMEDNFENRKDELICCYVQTMEDVLTNVLQNEATTSNSLQPPWYLHEVLECVKRMFQNDTRMTYVVEQLSGCVQKCGNKNGTLKIDIKFTDFITIVGYGVLLIRYLKDRDTSNSDLSEAEQALNDVLSAPADFPTVHRDPEPEGDTEKLIKKPTDVLEYLKKHYPAWRALSESSPTLSARDTVELAPNNEVKIVRTFGRDLKKLKFDNDKNMTVEKSPKIPTKEPKTTNTVNKEIKTTNNNTQIIRNVDAIKEFEDKLKSSIDLDALDYDESNNNITDIQADTISNNMTKYLELSDNSTNISQYCNIHEPDVIIEEHSDKNGNLVFNEDMSARDGYTIDSGIENSLDGSQAFSLVKLFFTELKGFFMYIYDFIVTTQSEMQHGGVSPARRLALQQKAERAQRRLAELTGVLKRYKIDFKYVI, from the exons ATGCCAAGTGAAGTCTATGGATTTGCT CCCACCACATATCCTCAACAACCGTGCCACCTCGATCCATTCATCAAGCCATACAACATCCAGAGACTCCGTAGTCTGGGCAGAGACTCTTGCAACAAACATCTTTGGTACATAGTCGCTGACACACAGATACTGATGGGACACTTAGCTTTCGTTGACATGTTGGTGCGGATGG ACCCGCAATGCCGGCTGATGGTGTCCCACGCTACCCGCACAGAGTTATTGTCTCTGGGCGGCGGCGACAGTCGCGGGCGCCCCCTGGCGGAGACCGCGCGCCGCTGTCTGAGGCTGCTGGCCGACTGTACAGATGTTG AAAGAGAAGAAATACGCATTAACATTATTGATGAAAACGGAATTGTCAATTGTTGCAAGAAACTTGCTAGAGATCGCTATCATGTG GTTCTCATAACCGACGATGAAGATTTGAAACACGAAGCAAAAATATCCGGTATTCAAACGTTCACTTTACAAGAACTGAAAGATTTCATCTCAAACGATACATCTGTACAGTTGGACCTCAGCAGCATTAAAATCACTGTAGATAATGTTACAGTCAAAGAAAAATCATCCATTTTTGACGCACAAACGAAATCGCCGTTTAAAAATCTAGCGAATATTGAAGAAAGTAGGCAAAACCAAGTGGATAAAGGTATAAATTGCAATGAATCTATGACTTCATTCGAAATGGACATAAATGGCGAAATATCTAAAGTGGTAGACGCTCAGACATCGCCAATATTTTTCGGCGAAAAATCTACCAAAAACGTAACAATAACTACCGGAAACGTAGCAAATTATACCGGAAATCATGACAATTCTACTACAAACATAGAAATCGGAAATCATGGGGAAACTTTCGGTTGCAATATGCCTTTTGAAAGTCCATCTTTGCTACCAAAATACAATGTCAATAATGACCTATGGGGTTTGATAAATTACCAGAAGAAACCTTCTAAAATGTACCAAGAGGTAGAAAAGGAATTAAAAGTATATTGTGAAAAAAATACGGCTATGGAGGATAATTTTGAAAACAGGAAGGATGAATTAATTTGCTGCTATGTTCAGACTATGGAGGATGTTCTTACCAACGTATTACAG AACGAGGCAACCACCTCCAACAGCCTCCAACCTCCGTGGTACTTGCACGAGGTGCTAGAATGTGTCAAGAGAATGTTCCAGAATGACACAAGAATGACATACGTGGTGGAACAACTGTCGGGTTGCGTGCAGAAGTGTGGGAATAAGAATG GTACATTGAAAATAGACATAAAGTTCACCGATTTCATTACAATAGTGGGATACGGTGTTTTGCTCATAAGATATTTGAAG GACCGCGACACAAGCAACTCGGACTTGTCGGAAGCGGAGCAAGCTCTAAATGACGTCCTGAGTGCGCCGGCCGACTTCCCCACCGTGCATAGAGACCCCGAGCCGGAAGGGGATACTGAGAAAT TAATAAAGAAGCCTACAGACGTGCTAGAGTACCTGAAGAAGCACTACCCGGCGTGGCGCGCCCTGAGCGAGTCCTCGCCCACACTCAGCGCCAGGGACACG GTGGAACTAGCTCCGAATAACGAAGTGAAAATCGTGCGAACTTTCGGTCGCGACCTGAAGAAGTTGAAATTCGACAACGACAAAAACATGACTGTGGAGAAATCACCAAAAATACCCACCAAAGAACCTAAAACTACCAACACAGTCAACAAAGAAATCAAAACTACTAATAACAACACACAAATCATCAGAAACGTAGATGCTATAAAAGAATTCGAAGACAAACTGAAATCTAGCATAGATCTAGACGCACTGGACTACGATGAATCTAACAACAATATAACAGACATCCAGGCTGATACTATATCGAATAACATGACAAAATATTTGGAGCTAAGTGACAATTCTACCAACATATCTCAGTATTGCAATATACATGAACCTGATGTAATAATAGAAGAACATAGTGATAAGAATGGAAATCTAGTATTCAATGAAGATATGTCAGCCAGAGATGGATACACCATAGACAGTGGTATTGAGAACTCTTTGGATGGCAGTCAAGCTTTTTCGCTGGTGAAACTGTTTTTTACCGAGCTGAAAGGGTTTTTTATGTACATTTACGATTTCAT TGTAACAACCCAGTCCGAGATGCAACACGGCGGCGTgtcccccgcgcgccgcctcgCGCTGCAGCAGAAGGCGGAGCGAGCGCAGCGCCGCCTGGCGGAGCTTACGGGAGTTTTGAAGAG gtacaaaatagACTTCAAATACGTCATTTAA
- the LOC105392383 gene encoding coatomer subunit gamma-2, whose amino-acid sequence MSFKMDKKEDEDGGGNPFSNLDKTNVLQETRCFSETPTNHRKCTHILAKILYILNQGETLTTQEATDAFFAITKLFQSKDMVLRRMVYLCIKELSSMAQDVIIVTSSLTKDMTGKEDLYRAAAIRALCTITDSTMLQAIERYMKQAIVDKNPAVSSAALVSALHLSATAPDLVRRWAGEAQEAINSDNAMVSYHALGVVYSTRKNDKLASAKLVSRLTRAPLKSPYALCLLIRQAAQLVDNDESDASQPYIEFIECCLRHKSEMVIYEAAHAIVNLRKTARDLAPAVSVLQLFCGSSKPSLRLAGARTLARLTTKHPTAVAACAVDLENLISDSNRSVAVLAVTTLLATGAESSVDRLMKQISSFVSEISDEFKIVVVKAIRRLCTKFPRKHQALTAFLAGMLRDEGGLEYKAAIADAIISLVEENPEAKESGLAHLCEFIEDCEHTALAVRILHLLGREGPKSRQPSRYIRFIYNRVILESGPVRAAAVSALAQFGAQRPELLPNIRVVLARCQLDEDDEVRDRAVLYSAILDSEDRGLIDDYIINVPKPNPVLLEKALRDHLETNPDEPFDVMSVPTTEEPKPEKEVIEIEARKPVLLSREEQYADQIALIPGIAKFGPLFKTTDTVELTEEGTEYRIRCVKHIFARHMILQFECLNTLSDVLLERVQVRLETPPEYKIISEIPCDKLPYDKPGNVFCILEFPHATLDSLGTFGATLEFSVRDCDPTTGVPESGDGYDDNYPLEEIDIGCDDQLRTRAVTDDWDATWERSSSAIEVCDTFVLSQTDALEAAKAVCEHLGLPKTAIVGEAVKEIRGCGLFRNGAPVLVRARLAMSGGGVTMQLAARSPREDVAQLLLAAVG is encoded by the exons ATGAGCTTTAAAATGGACAAGAAGGAGGACGAGGACGGTGGAGGCAACCCTTTCAGCAACTTGGACAAAACCAACGTCCTACAAGAGACCCGCTGCTTCAGCGAAACGCCGACCAACCACCGAAAATGCACGCATATTTTGGCGAAAATCCTCTACATACTCAATCAGGGGGAGACATTAACCACCCAAGAGGCCACCGATGCCTTCTTCGCCATCACCAAGCTGTTCCAGTCCAAGGATATGGTACTCCGTCGCATGGTCTACCTCTGCATCAAAGAGTTGAGTTCGATGGCTCAAGACGTGATAATCGTGACCTCTTCGCTGACGAAAGATATGACGGGCAAGGAGGATTTATACCGGGCGGCGGCTATACGAGCTCTTTGCACGATAACTGACAGTACCATGCTGCAAGCCATAGAGAGATATATGAAGCAGGCGATAGTTGATAAGAACCCTGCTGTCAGCTCTGCCGCCCTGGTATCAGCGCTCCACTTGTCGGCTACGGCTCCCGACCTCGTGCGGCGGTGGGCAGGCGAGGCTCAG GAGGCCATCAACTCGGACAACGCGATGGTGTCGTACCACGCCCTCGGAGTCGTCTACAGCACACGGAAGAACGACAAACTGGCCTCAGCGAAACTTGTCTCCCGTCTCACTAGAGCCCCCCTTAAATCCCCCTACGCCCTCTGCCTGCTCATCCGCCAAGCAGCCCAGCTAGTCGACAACGATGAGTCAGACGCCTCCCAACCCTACATAGAGTTCATAGAATGCTGCTTGCGCCACAAATCCGAAATGGTCATTTATGAAGCCGCCCATGCGATTGTCAACTTGCGTAAGACGGCCAGGGATCTTGCCCCAGCTGTTTCCGTGTTGCAGCTGTTCTGCGGATCGTCCAAGCCATCTCTGAGGCTGGCTGGAGCCAGGACCTTAGCTAGGCTGACGACTAAGCATCCTACAGCGGTTGCAGCGTGCGCGGTGGATCTGGAGAACTTGATATCTGATTCTAACAGGTCCGTGGCGGTGTTGGCGGTGACTACTCTGCTAGCCACTGGCGCTGAGAGCTCCGTGGACCGTCTGATGAAGCAGATCTCCAGTTTCGTCTCGGAAATCTCTGATGAATTCAAGATTGTGGTAGTGAAGGCCATCAGGCGTCTTTGCACCAAGTTCCCGCGGAAGCATCAGGCTTTGACGGCGTTTTTGGCAGGTATGCTCCGAGATGAGGGTGGCCTGGAGTACAAGGCAGCCATTGCTGATGCCATCATCTCATTGGTAGAAGAAAACCCTGAAGCGAAAGAGTCTGGCTTAGCGCATTTGTGCGAGTTCATAGAAGATTGCGAGCACACAGCTTTGGCCGTCAGGATCTTGCATCTTTTAGGTCGTGAGGGACCGAAATCCCGTCAGCCGTCGCGGTACATTCGCTTCATTTACAACCGTGTGATTTTGGAGTCTGGTCCGGTCCGAGCGGCGGCTGTCTCTGCTCTCGCCCAATTCGGAGCCCAAAGACCAGAGCTGCTTCCCAACATCCGAGTGGTCTTGGCTCGTTGTCAGTTGGACGAGGATGATGAAGTGCGTGACAGAGCGGTCCTTTACAGCGCCATCCTCGACTCCGAAGACCGCGGGTTGATTGACGACTACATCATTAACGTCCCTAAACCAAACCCGGTATTACTGGAAAAGGCTTTGAGAGACCATCTTGAAACTAACCCTGATGAGCCATTTGATGTAATGTCGGTGCCAACGACTGAAGAGCCTAAGCCAGAGAAGGAGGTTATTGAGATTGAAGCCCGCAAGCCGGTTCTTCTATCGCGTGAGGAGCAATACGCTGATCAGATCGCTTTGATTCCTGGTATCGCCAAATTCGGTCCTCTTTTCAAGACTACAGACACTGTTGAGCTGACGGAAGAAGGGACAGAGTACCGTATCCGCTGCGTTAAACACATTTTTGCTCGCCACATGATCTTGCAGTTCGAATGCCTGAACACCCTAAGCGATGTGCTGTTAGAAAGAGTCCAGGTCCGCCTAGAAACTCCACCCGAATACAAGATTATATCCGAGATCCCTTGCGACAAACTTCCATACGACAAACCAGGAAACGTCTTCTGCATCCTAGAGTTCCCTCACGCTACGCTAGACAGTCTGGGGACTTTTGGGGCGACATTAGAGTTTAGCGTCCGCGATTGCGACCCGACAACCGGTGTCCCCGAATCTGGCGATGGCTATGACGATAACTACCCGCTAGAGGAAATAGACATCGGATGCGATGACCAGTTACGCACGCGAGCTGTGACCGACGACTGGGACGCCACTTGGGAGAGGTCTTCTAGTGCTATAGAAGTCTGCGACACCTTTGTGCTATCCCAGACCGATGCTCTAGAAGCTGCTAAAGCGGTTTGCGAGCATTTGGGTCTCCCGAAGACGGCGATAGTTGGGGAGGCGGTTAAGGAGATACGGGGCTGTGGGTTGTTCAGGAATGGTGCCCCAGTGTTGGTCAGGGCTAGGTTGGCTATGAGTGGAGGCGGGGTGACTATGCAGCTAGCCGCTAGGTCGCCTAGGGAGGATGTAGCCCAATTACTTCTGGCCGCTGTCggttaa
- the LOC125491068 gene encoding uncharacterized protein LOC125491068, whose product MDPKTLDSIGVNQSNRNGWILCPSKTFPGKYYYFNVLSGEAAWCLSDNEKLKCPSKADNCHSYPEPSGVLNDMPTNPYNTSNFTTKPIYKPSQNFGTQFDTSTPMFDRPMFPQYLSPYIPYMSQPWMAPMMQDNQRNYAPNISKTVQNSVHKFHETPIIVQQTSVPLSQRFNLRLNIKRVISFDVKSKTTKMVQTDDPTVTEKAIDGKCIIKKFKNPLTKSKCVVTSTDMHTEESHFVPSRKRTLSDNSEIVRRDYVQKNITSNTKLETVCLNTNLSQNSKAKSQDSVENGTKDDRDEEIVELAENDLRLILLAKRRRKLVDTGSLARETEMNHLKGIPLSLSPD is encoded by the exons ATGGATCCTAAAACATTAGATAGCATAGGTGTGAACCAAAGTAACCGAAACGGTTGGATTTTGTGTCCATCCAAAACTTTTCCGggcaaatattattattttaacgtGCTTAGTGGGGAAGCCGCATGGTGCCTTAGCGATAATGAG AAACTCAAATGTCCAAGTAAAGCAGACAACTGCCACAGCTACCCCGAACCTTCAGGTGTACTGAATGACATGCCCACCAATCCTTACAACACCAGTAACTTTACCACAAAACCTATCTACAAACCGTCTCAAAACTTTGGCACTCAGTTTGATACATCCACACCGATGTTTGATAGACCAATGTTCCCGCAATACTTGTCACCTTATATACCATATATGTCTCAGCCATGGATGGCACCAATGATGCAGGACAACCAAAGAAACTATGCACCAAATATATCAAAAACTGTACAAAATTCGGTACACAAATTCCACGAAACCCCAATAATAGTGCAGCAAACCTCTGTACCACTGTCCCAGAGGTTTAATCTGCGGTTAAACATCAAAAGGGTTATATCATTTGACGTAAAATCGAAAACTACAAAGATGGTGCAAACTGACGACCCTACTGTGACTGAAAAGGCTATAGACGGTAAATGTATAATTAAGAAATTTAAGAATCCGTTAACTAAATCAAAGTGCGTAGTGACTAGTACAGATATGCATACTGAAGAGTCACACTTTGTACCATCAAGAAAAAGGACCTTGTCGGACAACTCTGAAATAGTCAGGAGAGattatgtacaaaaaaacattacatcCAATACAAAGTTGGAAACAGTGTGTTTGAATACAAATTTGTCTCAAAATTCTAAAGCAAAGTCTCAGGATAGTGTAGAAAATGGTACAAAAGATGATAGAGATGAAGAGATTGTGGAGCTTGCTGAAAATGATCTGAGGCTTATTTTGCTAGCCAAAAGAAGAAGGAAGTTAGTTGACACAGGATCACTAGCGAGAGAAACTGAAATGAATCATTTAAAAGGTATACCACTATCTctctcacccgactga